Proteins from one Streptomyces genisteinicus genomic window:
- a CDS encoding Glu/Leu/Phe/Val dehydrogenase, with protein MSDQDSPQEPAFTVSLNGSGGSVRGWVVVDSLYDGLAMGGTRRTAGVTEEEVAGLARDMTDKFTLARLPIGGAKAGIVADDADREETFRTFGRTVKPLLHGGIHLGIDMGVTPADRAVFFDAAGYDPRYRLGAPDMPIDWRTYYEPLIDATGHGVGVAAVTALEASGRTGPARVVVQGFGAVGRAVARFLEDRGHVVVGVADVEGTISAERIPVADLVAITDEYGRIDRTRLPQDVTVSSEPDAWLDVDADLLILAAQKHAVNAENAHRLRARLVVEGANLASGAQAKEKVRAAGAVLVPGVIANIGGAASAALAVTRVVPFGLAAEARKAWVFDWVGDTVRHNTRDLLEIAASSAGDPLPELLAARRGERR; from the coding sequence ATGAGTGATCAGGACAGCCCGCAGGAGCCCGCGTTCACGGTCTCCCTGAACGGCAGCGGAGGTTCGGTCAGGGGCTGGGTGGTCGTCGACTCGCTGTACGACGGCCTGGCGATGGGCGGCACCCGGCGGACGGCAGGGGTCACCGAGGAGGAAGTGGCGGGCCTGGCCCGCGACATGACGGACAAGTTCACGCTCGCCCGGCTGCCCATCGGAGGCGCCAAGGCCGGCATCGTCGCCGACGACGCGGACCGCGAGGAGACCTTCCGCACCTTCGGCAGGACCGTCAAGCCGCTGCTGCACGGCGGCATCCATCTGGGCATCGACATGGGCGTCACCCCCGCCGACCGCGCCGTCTTCTTCGACGCGGCGGGCTACGACCCCCGCTACCGGCTCGGCGCCCCCGACATGCCGATCGACTGGCGGACCTACTACGAGCCGCTGATCGACGCCACCGGCCACGGTGTCGGCGTCGCGGCGGTCACGGCGCTGGAGGCGAGCGGCCGCACCGGCCCCGCCCGGGTGGTCGTGCAGGGCTTCGGCGCGGTGGGCCGGGCGGTGGCCCGCTTCCTGGAGGACCGGGGACATGTCGTGGTCGGTGTCGCGGACGTCGAGGGCACCATCAGCGCGGAGCGCATCCCGGTGGCCGATCTGGTCGCGATCACCGACGAGTACGGCCGGATCGACCGGACGCGGCTGCCGCAGGACGTGACCGTGTCGTCCGAGCCGGACGCCTGGCTGGACGTCGACGCCGACCTGCTGATCCTCGCCGCGCAGAAGCACGCGGTGAACGCGGAGAACGCGCACCGGCTGCGGGCGCGGCTGGTCGTCGAGGGGGCCAACCTCGCCTCCGGGGCCCAGGCGAAGGAGAAGGTGCGGGCGGCGGGGGCCGTGCTGGTGCCCGGGGTGATCGCCAACATCGGCGGCGCGGCGTCGGCGGCGCTGGCCGTCACCCGGGTGGTGCCCTTCGGCCTGGCGGCCGAGGCGCGCAAGGCGTGGGTCTTCGACTGGGTCGGCGACACGGTGCGGCACAACACCCGCGACCTGCTGGAGATCGCGGCGTCGAGCGCGGGCGACCCGCTCCCGGAGCTGCTCGCGGCGCGGCGCGGGGAGCGCCGGTGA